The following are encoded together in the Diachasmimorpha longicaudata isolate KC_UGA_2023 chromosome 3, iyDiaLong2, whole genome shotgun sequence genome:
- the Mhc gene encoding myosin heavy chain, muscle isoform X27, with protein MPKPAVQEGDDPDPTPYLFVTLEQKRIDQSKPYDAKKACWVPDEKEGYLLGEIKATKGDVVSVVLPGGETKDYKKDQLQQVNPPKYEKAEDMSNLTYLNDASVLHNLKQRYYHKLIYTYSGLFCVAINPYKRFPVYTFRCAKLYRGKRRSEVPPHIFAISDGAYVNMLTNSENQSMLITGESGAGKTENTKKVIAYFATVGASTKKPEEGSKKKGSLEDQVVQTNPVLEAFGNAKTVRNDNSSRFGKFIRIHFGPSGKLAGADIETYLLEKARVISQQTLERSYHIFYQMMSGSVKGLKDMCFLSNDIYDYYNVSQGKITIPNVDDGEECLLTDEAFNVLGFTQEEKDNIYKITASVMHMGGMKFKQRGREEQAEADGTDEGDRVAKLLGVDCQDMYKNLLKPRIKVGNEFVTQGRNKDQVAYSVGAMSKAMFDRTFKWLVKKCNETLDTQQKRQHFIGVLDIAGFEIFDFNSFEQLCINFTNEKLQQFFNHHMFILEQEEYKREGIEWTFIDFGMDLQQTIDLIEKPMGILSILEEESMFPKATDKTFEEKLNNNHLGKSPNFLKPKPPKPGQQAAHFAIGHYAGNVPYNITGWLEKNKDPLNDTVVDQFKKSTNKLLVEIFADHPGQSGGGDAKGGRGKKGGGFSTVSSSYKEQLNNLMTTLRATQPHFVRCIIPNELKQPGVIDSHLVMHQLTCNGVLEGIRICRKGFPNRMNYPDFKLRYKILAANVVKDGVDPKKACGLILDAISLEQDQYRLGATKVFFRAGVLGQMEELRDERLSKIAAWMQAYIRGYLARKDFKRLQEQRLALQVVQRNLRRYLKLRTWPWWKLWQKVRPLLNASRIEDELAELQEKCRATTEAFEREEKARKELESLNSKLLAEKTDLLRQLEGEAGSLQEYQEKAVKLAAQKLDLESQLLDVSERLQQEEDARNNLFQNKKKLEQEVSGLKKDVEDLELAIQKSEQDKATKDHQIRNLNDEIAHQDELINKLNKEKKSQGESNQKTAEELQAAEDKVNHLNKVKVKLEQTLDELEDTLEREKKLRADVEKAKRKTEGDLKLTQEAVADLERNKKELEQTIQRKDKELSSLTAKLEDEQGLVGKLQKQIKELQQRIEELEEEVEAERQARAKAEKQRSDLARELEELGERLEEAGGATSAQIELNKKREAELAKLRRDLEEANIQHESSLSSLRKKHNDAVAEMGEQIDTLNKLKARIEKEKVQYFTELNDLRASVDHLSNEKAAQEKIAKQLQHQLNEAQGKIEELNRTVNDFDAAKKKLSIENSDLLRQLEEAESQVSQLSKIKISLTTQLEDTKRLADEEGRERATLLGKFRNLEHDLDNIREQVEEEAEGKADLQRQLSKANAEAQLWRSKYESEGVARAEELEEAKRKLQARLAEAEETIESLNQKVIALEKTKQRLATEVEDLQIEVDRATAIANAAEKKQKAFDKIIGEWKLKVDDLAAELDASQKECRNYSTELFRLKGAYEESQEQLEAVRRENKNLADEVKDLLDQIGEGGRNIHEVEKARKRLEAEKDELQAALEEAEAALEQEENKVLRAQLELSQVRQEIDRRIQEKEEEFENTRKNHQRALDSMQASLEAEAKGKAEALRMKKKLEADINELEIALDHANKANAEAQKNIKRYQQQLKDVQTALEEEQRARDEARELLGISERRANALQNELEESRTLLEQADRARRQAEQECADAHEQLNDISAQNASISAAKRKLEAELQTLHSDLDELLNEAKNSEEKAKKAMVDAARLADELRAEQDHAQTQEKLRKALEAQIKELQVRLDEAEANALKGGKKAIQKLEQRVRELENELDGEQRRHADAQKNLRKAERRIKELSFQADEDRKNHERMQDLVDKLQQKIKTYKRQIEEAEEIAALNLAKFRKAQQELEEAEERADLAEQAITKFRTKGGRGGSQARGLSPAPHRPAFKTPFDGSSFPPRFDLQPDGDF; from the exons ATGCCGAAACCAGCTGTACAGGAGGGAGACGATCCCGATCCAACGCCATATCTTTTTGTTACTTTGGAACAGAAGAGAATCGACCAGTCTAAACCCTACGATGCGAAGAAAGCTTGCTGGGTGCCAGATGAGAAGGAAGGATACCTTCTTGGAGAAATTAAAGCGACGAAAGGAGATGTTGTCTCTGTTGTCCTGCCAGGTGGTGAG ACCAAAGACTACAAGAAGGATCAACTGCAGCAGGTCAATCCACCCAAATACGAAAAAGCTGAGGATATGTCCAATTTGACATACCTCAATGATGCATCTGTTCTTCATAACTTGAAGCAGCGTTATTATCACAAACTCATTTAC ACCTACTCCGGACTTTTCTGCGTAGCCATCAATCCTTACAAGAGGTTCCCCGTATACACATTCAGGTGTGCCAAGCTCTACCGTGGTAAGAGGCGTAGCGAAGTGCCACCCCACATTTTCGCTATCTCTGATGGTGCCTACGTTAACATGTTGACCA ACAGCGAGAATCAGTCTATGTTGATTACTGGTGAATCTGGAGCTGGTAAGACTGAGAACACGAAAAAAGTAATTGCGTACTTTGCCACCGTCGGTGCTTCAACAAAGAAGCCCGAAGAAGGCTCCAAGAAGAAGGGCTCTCTTGAGGACCAGGTTGTGCAGACCAATCCTGTACTTGAGGCCTTCGGTAACGCCAAGACCGTCCGTAACGATAACTCGTCACGTTTC GGTAAGTTCATCCGTATTCACTTCGGTCCATCTGGAAAATTGGCTGGTGCTGACATTGAAACTT ATCTATTGGAGAAGGCTCGTGTCATCTCTCAACAGACATTGGAGCGTTCTTACCACATTTTCTACCAGATGATGTCCGGCTCCGTCAAGGGACTCAAGG acATGTGTTTTTTGTCGAATGACATTTACGACTATTACAACGTGAGCCAGGGAAAAATCACAATTCCAAATGTCGACGACGGTGAAGAGTGTCTACTTACGGAC GAAGCCTTCAATGTACTCGGTTTCACCCAAGAGGAGAAGGACAACATCTACAAGATCACTGCTTCCGTCATGCACATGGGAGGAATGAAATTCAAACAGAGGGGTCGTGAAGAACAGGcggaagccgatggcaccgat GAAGGTGATCGTGTTGCTAAGCTTCTTGGCGTCGACTGCCAAGACATGTACAAGAATCTGTTGAAGCCGAGAATCAAGGTCGGTAACGAATTCGTAACCCAGGGTCGTAACAAGGATCAGGTTGCCTACTCAGTTGGTGCCATGTCCAAGGCTATGTTTGACAGAACATTCAAGTGGCTCGTCAAGAAGTGTAACGAAACTCTAGACACCCAACAGAAGCGTCAGCACTTCATCGGTGTACTGGATATTGCTGGCTTTGAGATTTTCGAC TTCAACAGCTTTGAGCAACTATGCATCAACTTCACCAATGAAAAACTTCAACAATTCTTCAACCACCATATGTTCATTCTTGAACAAGAAGAGTACAAGCGTGAGGGCATTGAATGGACATTCATTGACTTTGGCATGGACCTTCAACAAACCATTGACTTGATTGAGAAG CCCATGGGTATCCTCTCAATTCTTGAGGAAGAGTCTATGTTCCCCAAAGCCACGGACAAGACATTCGAGGAGAAATTGAACAATAACCATCTTGGCAAGAGTCCTAACTTCCTCAAACCAAAACCACCAAAGCCTGGCCAACAAGCTGCTCATTTCGCCATTGGTCACTACGCCGGTAAT GTACCTTACAACATTACTGGATGGCTGGAGAAGAACAAGGATCCGTTGAACGACACTGTTGTCGATCAATTCAAGAAATCAACCAACAAACTGTTGGTTGAAATCTTCGCTGATCATCCAGGCCAATCTGGTGGTGGTGATGCTAAAGGTGGACGTGGTAAGAAGGGAGGTGGTTTCTCAACTGTATCATCATCATACAAGGAGCAGTTGAACAACCTCATGACAACATTGAGAGCTACCCAACCCCACTTCGTCCGTTGTATCATTCCCAACGAATTGAAACAACCTGGTGTCATTGACTCTCATCTTGTGATGCACCAGCTGACTTGTAACGGTGTACTTGAGGGTATCCGTATTTGTCGTAAAGGTTTCCCCAACAGAATGAACTACCCTGACTTCAAACTTCG ATACAAAATTCTGGCCGCAAATGTTGTGAAAGATGGAGTGGATCCGAAAAAAGCATGCGGACTAATTCTCGATGCAATTTCACTCGAGCAAGACCAGTACCGTTTAGGAGCCACCAAG GTATTCTTCCGCGCTGGAGTCTTGGGTCAGATGGAAGAACTTCGTGACGAGCGTCTCAGCAAGATTGCTGCATGGATGCAGGCATACATCCGTGGTTACCTGGCACGTAAAGACTTTAAGAGACTCCAGGAGCAGCGTCTCGCTTTACAAGTTGTTCAACGCAACTTGCGCAGATACCTCAAGCTTCGTACCTGGCCATGGTGGAAACTGTGGCAGAAGGTCAGGCCACTTCTCAACGCCAGTCGTATTGAGGACGAGTTGGCT GAACTCCAAGAGAAATGCCGTGCTACAACGGAGGCCTTCGAACGTGAGGAGAAGGCACGAAAAGAATTGGAATCATTGAACAGCAAATTATTAGCTGAAAAGACCGATCTCCTCCGTCAATTGGAGGGTGAAGCTGGATCTCTCCAAGAATACCAAGAGAAGGCTGTCAAATTGGCCGCACAGAAATTGGATCTGGAGTCTCAACTTTTG GATGTCAGCGAGAGACTACAACAAGAAGAAGATGCCAGGAACAACCTCTTCCAGAATAAGAAGAAATTGGAACAGGAAGTATCCGGACTCAAGAAAGATGTTGAGGACCTCGAGTTGGCAATTCAAAAATCCGAGCAGGATAAAGCAACCAAGGACCACCAAATTAGAAATTTGAATGATGAAATTGCTCATCAGGATGAGCTTATCAACAAATTGAACAAGGAGAAGAAGAGCCAAGGTGAATCCAATCAGAAGACTGCTGAGGAGCTCCAGGCTGCTGAAGACAAGGTCAACCACCTCAACAAAGTTAAGGTTAAGCTTGAACAGACCCTCGACGAACTTGAAGATACTCTTGAGCGCGAGAAGAAACTCCG TGCTGATGTTGAGAAGGCGAAGAGAAAGACTGAGGGTGACCTTAAATTGACCCAGGAAGCTGTTGCCGACCTCGAACGTAACAAGAAGGAACTTGAACAAACAATTCAACGCAAAGACAAAGAATTATCGTCCCTCACTGCCAAACTCGAAGATGAACAAGGACTCGTTGGAAAACTCCAGAAACAGATCAAGGAATTGCAACAACGTATCGAAGAACTCGAGGAAGAAGTCGAGGCTGAGAGGCAAGCACGCGCCAAGGCTGAGAAACAGCGCAGCGACTTGGCAAGGGAACTTGAAGAACTTGGTGAACGTCTTGAGGAGGCTGGTGGTGCAACATCTGCCCAGATTGAGCTCAACAAGAAGAGAGAGGCCGAGCTCGCCAAGCTCCGCAGGGATCTTGAGGAGGCCAACATCCAGCACGAATCATCCCTCTCCAGTCTTAGGAAGAAGCACAACGATGCCGTTGCTGAGATGGGAGAACAGATCGACACTCTCAATAAACTGAAAGCTAG GATTGAGAAAGAAAAGGTTCAGTACTTTACTGAGTTGAACGACCTTCGCGCATCCGTTGACCACTTGAGCAATgagaag GCTGCCCAAGAGAAGATTGCCAAGCAGCTCCAACACCAGTTGAACGAGGCCCAGGGCAAGATTGAGGAATTGAACCGCACGGTGAACGATTTCGATGCTGCCAAGAAGAAGCTGTCAATCGAAAACAGCGATCTCCTCCGCCAGTTGGAAGAGGCCGAGTCTCAGGTGTCTCAACTGTCAAAGATCAAGATCTCCCTGACAACGCAACTCGAGGACACAAAACGTCTTGCCGACGAGGAGGGCCGCGAACGCGCTACACTCCTGGGCAAGTTCCGCAATTTGGAGCACGATTTGGACAACATCAGGGAACAGGTAGAAGAGGAGGCCGAGGGCAAGGCAGATCTCCAACGCCAGTTGAGCAAGGCAAACGCAGAAGCCCAACTCTGGCGCTCGAAGTACGAGTCGGAGGGTGTCGCCAGAGCAGAAGAGCTCGAGGAAGCTAAACGCAAGCTCCAAGCTCGTCTCGCTGAAGCTGAGGAGACCATTGAGTCACTCAACCAGAAGGTTATCGCTCTTGAGAAGACCAAGCAGCGTCTTGCTACTGAAGTTGAGGATCTGCAGATCGAGGTCGACAGAGCTACAGCTATTGCCAATGCCGCTGAGAAGAAACAGAAGGCATTCGATAAGATCATTGGAGAATGGAAACTCAAGGTCGATGATCTCGCTGCAGAACTTGATGCTAGCCAGAAGGAGTGCAGGAACTACTCCACCGAGTTGTTCCGTCTCAAGGGAGCATACGAAGAAAGCCAAGAGCAGCTCGAGGCTGTACGCAGGGAGAACAAGAATCTCGCTGATGAAGTTAAGGATCTTCTTGATCAAATTGGTGAGGGTGGAAGGAACATCCACGAGGTTGAGAAGGCCAGGAAGCGTCTAGAGGCCGAGAAGGACGAGCTCCAGGCGGCTCTTGAGGAGGCTGAGGCTGCACTTGAGCAGGAGGAGAACAAGGTACTCCGTGCACAGCTCGAGCTTAGCCAGGTCAGGCAGGAGATTGACCGTAGAATCCAGGAGAAGGAGGAAGAATTTGAGAACACCAGGAAGAATCACCAGAGAGCACTTGACTCCATGCAAGCATCACTCGAGGCCGAGGCCAAGGGTAAGGCTGAGGCGCTCAGGATGAAGAAGAAGCTCGAGGCTGATATTAATGAACTCGAAATTGCCCTGGACCACGCCAACAAGGCCAATGCTGAGGCTCAGAAGAACATCAAGAGATATCAGCAGCAACTCAAGGACGTTCAGACCGCACTTGAGGAGGAACAGAGAGCCAGGGATGAGGCTAGGGAACTCCTTGGAATCTCTGAACGCAGAGCAAATGCCCTTCAGAATGAACTCGAGGAAAGCCGCACTCTCCTTGAACAGGCTGATCGTGCACGCAGACAGGCTGAACAGGAGTGTGCTGACGCCCATGAACAGCTCAATGACATCAGCGCTCAGAATGCATCCATTTCAGCTGCCAAGAGGAAATTGGAGGCTGAATTACAGACCCTTCAC tcTGACCTCGATGAACTTCTCAATGAGGCCAAGAACTCCGAAGAGAAGGCAAAGAAGGCAATGGTTGACGCAGCTAGATTGGCTGATGAGCTTAGAGCTGAACAAGATCATGCTCAGACGCAAGAGAAACTGCGTAAAGCACTTGAGGCCCAGATCAAGGAACTTCAAGTACGTTTGGATGAGGCCGAGGCCAACGCACTCAAGGGTGGCAAGAAAGCCATTCAGAAATTGGAGCAACGCGTCAGGGAACTTGAGAACGAGCTTGATGGAGAACAGAGGAGACACGCCGATGCACAGAAGAATCTGCGCAAGGCCGAGCGTCGTATTAAGGAGCTCAGCTTCCAG GCTGACGAGGACCGCAAGAACCACGAGCGCATGCAAGACCTCGTTGACAAACTGCAACAGAAAATCAAGACGTACAAGAGGCAGATCGAGGAGGCTGAAGAAATTGCAGCACTCAATCTTGCTAAATTCCGCAAGGCACAGCAAGAACTTGAGGAGGCCGAAGAGAGAGCAGACCTCGCTGAACAGGCAATCACAAAGTTCCGTACTAAGGGAGGACGTGGAGGTAGCCAAGCACGTGGTCTTAGCCCAGCG cCACACAGACCAGCTTTCAAAACCCCATTCGATGGTTCCTCATTCCCGCCAAGGTTCGATCTACAGCCTGACGGTGATTTTTAA